One window from the genome of Kaistella carnis encodes:
- a CDS encoding thioredoxin family protein, giving the protein MKKFALLLLILNFYFASAQVQWMTLEDAINAQKKVPKKIIIDFYADWCAPCKVMEKNTYNHPVIAKYLNEQYYAVKFNAEGKEDITLFGRTFTNPGYDENKRRNSLHELTQYMNVNAVPATVFLDEKGQPITILQGALTAKELEPYIPFIANDEFKKVASREQWQNYQKKFKSNIKD; this is encoded by the coding sequence ATGAAAAAATTTGCCCTTCTCCTTTTAATTTTGAATTTTTACTTTGCCTCAGCGCAAGTTCAATGGATGACTTTGGAAGACGCCATCAATGCTCAAAAAAAAGTTCCAAAAAAAATAATAATTGATTTCTATGCCGATTGGTGTGCACCGTGCAAGGTCATGGAAAAAAACACCTATAATCATCCCGTAATCGCAAAATATTTAAACGAACAATATTATGCGGTTAAATTTAATGCGGAGGGAAAAGAAGATATCACCTTATTCGGAAGAACATTTACGAATCCGGGTTACGATGAAAACAAAAGAAGAAATTCGTTGCATGAGCTCACTCAATATATGAATGTAAATGCTGTTCCTGCAACCGTTTTTTTAGATGAAAAAGGCCAGCCTATTACGATTTTACAAGGTGCTCTTACTGCAAAAGAGCTGGAACCTTATATTCCTTTCATTGCAAATGATGAGTTTAAAAAAGTCGCCTCACGCGAACAGTGGCAAAATTATCAGAAGAAATTTAAATCAAATATCAAAGACTAG
- a CDS encoding peptide MFS transporter, which yields MNLTLEQIQDFKGKYPKQIWYLFFSEMWERFCFYGMRGMLVFFMISQLNLAEKEANLQYGATQAFVYAFTFVGGLFADKILGFRKSLFWGGFLMIIGSMILAANPHDYFFIGISFTVVGTGFFKPNISTMVGKLYKKGDNRTDAGFSLFYAGINLGALLGGYLCIAIGKGELLSHLIPEGLHWNVAFGLAAVVMVISLINFVFTQRSLGPIGLQPKKTLKTGEEVDMEKWKEYAVYALSLVFIPMIMVMVAKTEYTDYFMYTVGPLTLIYLFYEMSKVNKKERSKLMAALIFILFSIIFWGIYEQSGGSLSIFAAHNLNNDLLGLDPNGVNNSGGAFFILLVAIPIGLLWIWLSKKKLEPNTIIKFGLGFIFLGLGFYAIYATKFFANAEGVTSLSLFTIALFIITLGEMCLSPIGLSIMTKLSTQKLQGMMMGLWFLASAYGQYVAGLIGANMATAREEASNIEKLQAYTSGYKDLGLYAVIAGVVLILISPLVKKLMQEVR from the coding sequence ATGAACTTAACTCTCGAACAAATTCAGGATTTTAAAGGAAAATATCCGAAACAGATTTGGTACCTCTTTTTCTCGGAAATGTGGGAACGTTTTTGTTTCTACGGAATGCGTGGAATGCTGGTCTTCTTTATGATTTCACAATTAAATCTCGCGGAGAAAGAAGCCAATCTTCAATATGGAGCTACACAAGCCTTTGTCTATGCATTTACTTTTGTTGGCGGATTGTTCGCAGATAAAATTTTAGGTTTCCGTAAATCTTTATTCTGGGGTGGATTTTTAATGATCATCGGGAGTATGATCTTAGCAGCCAACCCGCATGATTACTTTTTCATCGGAATTTCTTTTACCGTTGTAGGAACAGGTTTCTTTAAACCTAATATTTCCACCATGGTTGGAAAGCTATATAAAAAAGGTGATAACCGTACAGACGCAGGTTTCTCACTCTTCTATGCCGGAATTAATTTAGGTGCTTTACTCGGTGGATATCTTTGTATCGCTATTGGAAAAGGCGAGTTACTTTCGCATTTGATCCCGGAAGGATTGCACTGGAATGTTGCTTTTGGTTTAGCTGCAGTGGTAATGGTGATCAGTTTAATTAATTTTGTGTTTACGCAAAGAAGTTTAGGTCCAATCGGACTTCAGCCTAAAAAAACATTAAAGACTGGTGAAGAAGTCGACATGGAGAAATGGAAAGAATACGCTGTTTATGCGCTATCCCTGGTTTTCATTCCGATGATAATGGTGATGGTTGCCAAAACGGAGTACACCGATTATTTCATGTATACTGTCGGACCTTTAACTTTGATTTATCTTTTCTATGAAATGTCAAAGGTCAATAAGAAGGAACGCAGTAAACTGATGGCCGCTTTAATATTTATTCTTTTCTCTATTATATTTTGGGGTATTTATGAACAAAGTGGAGGCTCGCTGAGTATTTTTGCGGCTCATAATTTAAATAATGATTTGCTTGGTTTAGATCCAAACGGCGTAAACAATTCAGGGGGTGCATTTTTCATTCTATTAGTCGCCATTCCTATTGGTTTACTCTGGATTTGGCTTAGCAAAAAGAAACTAGAACCGAATACAATTATTAAATTTGGTTTGGGCTTTATTTTTCTAGGCTTGGGTTTTTACGCTATTTACGCCACAAAATTCTTTGCGAATGCTGAAGGTGTAACATCCTTAAGTTTATTTACCATTGCCCTTTTTATCATCACGTTGGGAGAAATGTGTCTCTCTCCCATCGGACTGTCGATTATGACCAAACTCTCTACCCAAAAACTACAGGGAATGATGATGGGTCTATGGTTCCTGGCTTCGGCTTACGGCCAATATGTTGCCGGATTAATTGGAGCTAATATGGCGACGGCGCGTGAAGAAGCTTCAAATATTGAAAAATTGCAGGCATATACTTCCGGGTACAAAGATTTGGGATTATATGCCGTTATTGCCGGTGTCGTGTTAATCTTAATATCACCTTTAGTCAAAAAATTAATGCAGGAAGTTCGTTAA
- a CDS encoding peptide MFS transporter, with translation MDTTQPQQGHPKGLYTLFFTEMWERFSYYGMRALLTIFLTAELATGGFGLDRAESLSVYGVFTALVYLTPILGGWFADKILGQRKSILVGGLVMAIGQFMLAAGSSIDLFPDVETRKNLFYLGLGVLILGNGFFKPNISTIVGDLYDNDDPRKDGAFTIFYMGINIGAFLSPFVAGTLGEKVGWPYGYFVAAVGMLFGILWFYARRGTLGDKGLPPTYKEKGLTDLVRKDWIDVILYTIGIVAFVFLVMFIWNNSSETIHTILVWILGIGGVGFIGTSIFKGTTGPTEWTRVFVILILAFFNIVFWAGFEQAGGTFNLFAQENTDRVVGGFEIPTTWFQNINPIVIVTMAPLFSILWVKLAAKKMNPRTPVKFAMAMFIGAIAFFIMTQAQNGADAGNIVSPMWLVVVYTLLTIGELMLSPIGLSMVTKLSPSNITSIMMGVWMASLALGNYLAATLEQILTTYDFALYPFITYLMLTSGVCLLLLSPILNKFMKGIH, from the coding sequence ATGGATACAACACAGCCGCAACAAGGTCATCCTAAAGGATTGTACACCTTGTTCTTTACTGAAATGTGGGAGCGATTTTCCTATTATGGAATGCGTGCCCTGCTAACAATTTTCTTAACCGCTGAATTAGCTACAGGAGGTTTCGGCCTTGATCGGGCTGAATCTTTATCAGTTTACGGAGTTTTTACTGCTTTAGTTTACCTGACGCCAATTTTGGGCGGTTGGTTCGCAGATAAAATTTTAGGTCAAAGAAAATCAATTTTAGTCGGTGGATTAGTAATGGCGATTGGTCAGTTTATGTTGGCTGCCGGTTCTTCCATTGATCTATTTCCAGATGTTGAAACAAGAAAAAACTTATTCTATTTAGGACTAGGAGTTTTAATTTTAGGTAACGGATTCTTTAAACCAAATATTTCAACCATCGTTGGTGATTTATATGACAATGATGACCCTCGAAAAGATGGTGCATTTACTATTTTCTATATGGGAATTAATATTGGTGCGTTTCTTTCTCCTTTCGTAGCGGGTACTTTAGGTGAAAAGGTAGGTTGGCCTTACGGTTATTTCGTAGCAGCTGTAGGAATGCTTTTTGGTATTTTATGGTTTTATGCACGAAGAGGAACTTTGGGCGATAAAGGCCTTCCACCAACTTATAAAGAGAAAGGACTAACTGATTTGGTAAGAAAAGACTGGATTGATGTAATTCTTTACACCATTGGAATTGTTGCTTTCGTTTTCTTGGTAATGTTTATATGGAATAACAGCTCAGAAACCATTCATACCATTTTGGTTTGGATCTTAGGAATAGGCGGAGTTGGATTTATCGGAACTTCCATATTTAAAGGAACAACAGGACCTACTGAATGGACGAGAGTTTTTGTAATCTTAATATTGGCATTTTTTAATATTGTTTTCTGGGCAGGTTTTGAACAAGCTGGTGGAACTTTTAATCTATTTGCGCAAGAGAATACAGACAGAGTTGTGGGAGGATTTGAAATTCCTACCACGTGGTTCCAAAATATTAATCCAATTGTAATAGTAACAATGGCGCCTTTATTTTCAATCTTATGGGTAAAATTAGCTGCAAAAAAAATGAATCCAAGAACGCCTGTCAAATTTGCAATGGCAATGTTCATAGGTGCAATTGCTTTCTTTATTATGACCCAAGCACAAAATGGTGCAGATGCGGGAAATATTGTTAGTCCTATGTGGTTAGTGGTGGTTTATACACTCTTAACTATAGGAGAATTGATGTTATCACCTATTGGACTTTCCATGGTGACCAAACTTTCCCCAAGTAACATCACCTCAATTATGATGGGAGTTTGGATGGCGAGTTTGGCTTTAGGTAATTACCTTGCAGCAACTTTAGAGCAAATTTTAACCACTTATGATTTCGCTTTGTATCCATTTATTACTTATTTGATGTTGACTTCTGGAGTATGTTTACTTCTTCTTTCGCCCATATTAAATAAATTTATGAAAGGTATTCATTAA
- a CDS encoding peptide MFS transporter — MNLNQDDILIKHLSKEGIDDKMVMGHPASLFVLFFTEMWERFSYYGMRALLTIFLVSKLTEGGWEWSNEDALQLYGWYTGLVYLTPLLGGIIADKFTGYRKAILIGALVMTLGHAAIAMEGISETFFYIGLALMILGNGMFKPNISSMVGQLYPDSSAKKDAGYTIFYMGINAGAFLGMMLCGYIGEKVGWHFGFGLAGVFMFFGLLQFFFAQKIFGIIGTSPAKNEEVAAIFDEENQMSEAEEISSRPAVIRDRLIVVGIFMVASIFFFFAFEQAGGSMSIFAKDYTQRTLDGNAGLIFKWIDTLLTIFPIAIVTYVLYLLSKQIAKKYPLTIVFTGLSFLIIWGLGIWKINREFNQENAEVAASWFQILNSFFIITMATSFSKFWEKKWNPSGPVKLALGLILVGFGFVFLAYGSMSIPLGAKTASVSMIWLILAYFFHTAGELCLSPVGLSYVSKLSPKKFIGLLFGLWFTASAIANFIAGQTGAMIDKISETYGMATFFIFFGAIPVFAAVLLLLFNRKLVKMMHGIH; from the coding sequence ATGAATTTAAATCAAGATGACATTTTAATAAAGCACCTTTCGAAAGAAGGAATTGACGATAAAATGGTGATGGGACATCCCGCCTCACTTTTTGTATTATTTTTTACAGAAATGTGGGAACGGTTCAGTTATTACGGAATGCGTGCCTTATTAACTATTTTCCTCGTATCTAAACTTACTGAAGGTGGTTGGGAATGGTCAAATGAAGACGCACTTCAACTCTACGGTTGGTATACAGGATTGGTCTATCTAACGCCGTTACTCGGTGGTATTATCGCCGATAAGTTTACAGGATATCGTAAAGCAATTCTGATTGGCGCCCTGGTTATGACGCTGGGACATGCCGCCATTGCGATGGAAGGAATCTCAGAAACCTTCTTCTATATCGGTTTAGCGTTAATGATATTGGGGAACGGAATGTTTAAGCCCAATATTTCATCGATGGTTGGACAGTTATATCCCGACAGCAGTGCCAAAAAGGATGCGGGTTACACCATATTTTACATGGGAATTAATGCCGGAGCTTTCCTTGGAATGATGCTTTGTGGATATATCGGGGAAAAAGTAGGTTGGCATTTTGGGTTCGGACTCGCTGGAGTTTTCATGTTTTTTGGTTTATTACAGTTCTTTTTTGCACAGAAAATATTTGGAATTATTGGTACCAGCCCAGCTAAAAACGAAGAAGTTGCTGCTATTTTTGATGAAGAAAACCAAATGTCAGAAGCAGAAGAAATATCTAGCAGACCAGCCGTTATTCGTGACCGTTTGATTGTGGTTGGAATATTTATGGTGGCCAGTATATTTTTCTTCTTCGCCTTCGAACAGGCGGGCGGATCAATGTCTATTTTTGCTAAAGATTATACGCAGAGAACGCTTGATGGCAATGCGGGACTAATTTTTAAATGGATAGATACTCTCTTAACCATATTTCCCATAGCGATTGTTACTTACGTTTTATATCTACTTTCCAAGCAGATCGCAAAGAAATATCCACTCACTATTGTTTTTACAGGACTTTCCTTTTTAATTATTTGGGGATTGGGAATTTGGAAGATCAACAGAGAATTTAATCAGGAAAATGCGGAAGTTGCAGCTTCTTGGTTCCAAATTTTAAATTCTTTCTTTATTATCACAATGGCGACCTCTTTCAGTAAATTTTGGGAAAAAAAGTGGAATCCTTCAGGTCCTGTAAAATTAGCATTAGGACTTATCCTGGTAGGATTTGGATTTGTCTTTTTAGCGTACGGAAGTATGAGTATTCCTTTAGGCGCAAAAACTGCTTCCGTAAGTATGATTTGGTTGATATTAGCATATTTCTTCCACACTGCAGGGGAACTTTGCTTATCTCCGGTAGGACTGTCTTATGTAAGTAAGCTTTCCCCGAAAAAATTCATCGGTCTTCTCTTCGGATTATGGTTTACTGCTTCTGCAATTGCAAATTTTATTGCGGGACAAACCGGAGCGATGATTGATAAAATCTCTGAAACTTACGGAATGGCAACCTTCTTTATATTTTTTGGTGCTATTCCTGTATTTGCAGCCGTGTTACTTTTATTATTTAACAGAAAATTAGTCAAGATGATGCACGGTATTCATTAA
- a CDS encoding DUF819 family protein, with the protein MQEAIIEPLFKNNILVFGLLALSLAVIFYTSSLKSWSKFYRIFPALLLCYMLPAVLNTTNIVSSSTPEYEQLYFVATRYLLPASLLLLCLGIDLKGLINLGWKPIVMFLSGTVGVVLGGPIALFLFSQIHPSTVAGAGNQEIWRGLTTLAGSWIGGGANQTAMLEIFGYDKTLYGGMILVDIVVANIWMAILLFLISKNTKINNWLKADESSIQNLVERVENYSLSVQKLPTLKDYMVMFGITFGGLAISYYFAELMANFLSSIPSFADPKSFFNSFTSSFLWLILFSTVIGVLVSTTKLRSLEGVGASKIGSLFIYILVAVIGMRMDIMQIFDNPFLILLGIVWMSIHVAILFLVAKLIKAPFFFIAVGSKANIGGAASAPVVAAAFNPSLAPVGALLAILGYIVGTVGALLSAIMMEWVTANFII; encoded by the coding sequence ATGCAAGAAGCAATCATAGAACCTTTATTTAAAAACAACATTCTCGTTTTTGGACTATTAGCACTGTCTTTGGCGGTGATTTTTTATACTTCCTCTTTAAAAAGCTGGAGTAAATTTTACCGAATATTTCCCGCTTTGCTGTTGTGTTATATGCTCCCCGCAGTTTTAAATACAACGAACATCGTTTCCAGTTCAACACCGGAATATGAGCAGCTTTATTTTGTGGCTACACGCTATCTGCTGCCGGCATCTCTATTACTTTTATGTTTGGGAATCGATTTAAAAGGTTTGATTAATTTAGGTTGGAAACCCATTGTCATGTTTCTTTCCGGGACCGTTGGAGTTGTTCTGGGAGGACCAATAGCTCTTTTTCTTTTCAGCCAGATACATCCTTCTACTGTTGCAGGAGCCGGTAATCAGGAAATCTGGAGAGGTCTTACAACTTTAGCCGGAAGTTGGATTGGCGGAGGTGCAAACCAAACGGCCATGCTGGAGATTTTTGGATATGACAAAACGTTGTACGGTGGAATGATCTTAGTTGACATTGTAGTCGCAAATATTTGGATGGCTATTTTGCTGTTTTTAATTTCAAAAAACACGAAAATAAATAACTGGCTTAAAGCGGATGAATCATCGATTCAGAATTTGGTAGAACGAGTGGAAAACTATTCTTTAAGTGTACAAAAACTCCCCACTTTAAAAGATTATATGGTTATGTTTGGGATCACCTTCGGAGGTCTCGCCATCTCCTATTACTTTGCTGAATTGATGGCAAATTTCCTTTCCTCCATTCCTTCTTTCGCAGATCCAAAATCATTCTTTAACTCTTTTACTTCCAGCTTTTTATGGCTCATTCTATTTTCAACCGTAATAGGTGTTTTAGTTTCCACAACGAAACTCCGAAGTTTAGAAGGAGTTGGCGCCAGTAAAATAGGTAGTCTCTTCATTTATATTCTGGTGGCGGTCATTGGAATGCGTATGGATATTATGCAAATCTTTGATAATCCATTCTTAATACTTCTTGGAATTGTCTGGATGAGTATTCACGTGGCAATTCTCTTTTTAGTAGCAAAACTCATCAAAGCGCCTTTCTTCTTTATTGCCGTTGGGAGTAAAGCAAACATTGGAGGAGCGGCTTCAGCGCCGGTTGTTGCGGCTGCATTTAATCCAAGTTTAGCACCGGTTGGGGCATTACTTGCCATATTAGGTTATATCGTTGGGACGGTAGGCGCACTTCTTTCTGCCATTATGATGGAATGGGTAACCGCGAATTTCATCATTTAA
- a CDS encoding S9 family peptidase, with protein MKKILFSISILTSVAFFAQEITLDKIYSGYYRGKGISGISSLKNGEDYAVIESGGITKYSYKTTQKNGSIVEGRFQSYTFNDDESKILLLKDSKSIYRHSFLGKFDVKDLKSGKVMSLNNGNFVQEPTFSPDGNKVAFVSDNNLFYQDLNSGKITQITSDGKKNSILNGLADWVYEEEFGHAKLYEWTKNSDAIVFVKSNESEVPEMMIPIYGKQLYPSEMRFKYPKAGEKNSVVSAQLYRLDSSKTIALNLSNFKNYYIPDVYKTAKADEIILITSERLQNASDVLKVNTKTGNITKLFTESDKRWIDTDNVTLEFLDDNSFIWGAERDGNRHLYWYNEDGKLKKQITKGNWEVTNYYGYNPKTKEVFIQTTQEGSINKVISKVNINSGKVTLLSEKTGTNSANFSHNYNYFIETSSSAAKPYTYVLKDGNGKTLKELQNNEEQLKKLQADNMVTKEFFTIPNEAGDEMNAWIMKPKDFDPNKKYPLFMFQYSGPGSQQVTNSWDQGNGLWFNHLVQKGYIVACVDGRGTGYKGTEFKKVTYLNLGKYEIEDQIAAAKWFGKQSYINKDRIGIFGWSFGGYMASLALTEGADVFKTGIAVAPVTNWRYYDSVYTERFMRTPQENPAGYDDNSPTSYAELLKGKFLLIHGTADDNVHFQNSMEFAEALIQNKKQFEFMAYPDKNHGIAGGQTRAQLYQKMTDFLLNNL; from the coding sequence ATGAAAAAAATCCTCTTCTCAATTTCCATTTTAACTTCGGTTGCCTTTTTTGCACAGGAAATAACATTAGATAAAATCTACTCCGGTTATTATCGTGGAAAGGGAATTTCTGGAATTTCTTCCCTAAAAAACGGCGAAGACTATGCGGTTATAGAATCTGGTGGTATAACAAAGTATTCTTATAAAACAACTCAAAAAAATGGAAGTATTGTAGAAGGTCGATTTCAATCCTATACTTTTAATGATGACGAGTCCAAAATTTTATTATTAAAGGACAGTAAATCTATTTACAGACATTCTTTTTTAGGTAAATTCGATGTGAAAGATTTGAAATCCGGAAAAGTAATGAGCCTTAATAATGGGAATTTCGTACAGGAACCTACATTTTCACCCGACGGAAACAAGGTAGCGTTTGTATCGGATAACAATCTATTTTATCAAGACTTAAATTCTGGAAAAATTACCCAGATCACTTCTGACGGTAAAAAGAATTCTATATTAAATGGTTTGGCAGACTGGGTGTATGAGGAAGAATTTGGACATGCAAAACTTTACGAATGGACTAAAAATTCTGATGCCATCGTTTTTGTAAAATCAAATGAATCTGAAGTACCGGAAATGATGATCCCGATCTACGGGAAACAGCTCTACCCTTCTGAAATGCGTTTTAAATATCCAAAGGCGGGGGAGAAAAACTCGGTCGTTTCCGCACAGCTTTACCGTTTAGACAGTTCCAAAACCATTGCTTTAAATCTGAGCAATTTTAAGAATTATTACATTCCTGATGTTTATAAAACTGCAAAAGCCGATGAAATTATTTTGATTACCTCGGAGCGGTTACAAAATGCATCAGATGTTTTAAAAGTGAATACCAAAACGGGAAACATCACTAAATTATTTACAGAATCTGATAAAAGATGGATTGATACCGATAATGTGACTTTAGAATTCTTAGATGACAACTCCTTTATTTGGGGCGCTGAAAGAGATGGCAACAGACATTTATACTGGTATAATGAAGATGGCAAACTCAAGAAACAGATTACAAAAGGCAACTGGGAAGTGACCAATTATTACGGTTACAACCCGAAAACCAAGGAAGTTTTCATTCAAACCACCCAGGAAGGAAGCATTAACAAAGTGATTTCTAAAGTGAATATCAATAGCGGAAAAGTGACTTTGCTTTCGGAAAAAACAGGAACAAACAGTGCTAATTTCAGTCACAATTACAACTATTTCATCGAAACTTCGTCTTCAGCTGCAAAACCTTACACTTATGTTTTAAAAGATGGAAATGGTAAAACATTGAAAGAACTTCAGAATAATGAAGAGCAGTTAAAAAAACTGCAGGCAGATAATATGGTGACAAAGGAATTCTTTACTATTCCAAACGAAGCTGGAGATGAAATGAATGCGTGGATCATGAAACCAAAAGACTTTGACCCTAATAAAAAATATCCTTTATTTATGTTCCAATATTCAGGGCCGGGTTCTCAGCAGGTCACCAATTCTTGGGATCAGGGAAATGGGTTATGGTTTAATCATTTGGTGCAAAAAGGTTATATTGTAGCCTGTGTTGATGGTCGCGGAACGGGTTATAAAGGAACGGAATTTAAAAAAGTAACGTACCTGAATTTAGGGAAATATGAAATAGAAGACCAGATTGCCGCGGCAAAATGGTTCGGCAAGCAATCCTATATTAACAAAGACCGAATCGGTATTTTCGGCTGGAGTTTCGGTGGTTACATGGCTAGTTTGGCTTTGACAGAAGGTGCAGACGTTTTCAAAACTGGAATCGCAGTCGCGCCCGTTACCAACTGGAGATATTACGATTCTGTGTACACGGAACGATTCATGAGAACACCCCAGGAAAACCCTGCAGGTTATGATGACAATTCCCCTACGAGCTATGCAGAATTATTAAAAGGAAAGTTCCTTCTTATTCACGGAACTGCCGATGATAACGTACATTTCCAAAATTCAATGGAGTTTGCAGAAGCTTTAATTCAAAATAAAAAACAGTTTGAATTCATGGCTTACCCGGATAAAAACCATGGAATTGCGGGAGGTCAAACGCGTGCGCAATTGTATCAGAAGATGACTGATTTCTTACTCAACAATTTGTAA
- a CDS encoding AAA family ATPase produces the protein MKLGKLAKELHIPTESLIKFIQDFDLELSECITTTFEVKEDFAKFARENIIFLRKYSEDLNQKKTVEDIAENINQPTDKVAEIIEHRKPKLFDNGIYKSSVSRFDIDNKLGGNYQFIYNYFGKNTKLASRDFIGYRDLFFFITQTLEPYLNEVSVQDWGIQKPAGIVLYGPPGSGKIFWAHKIAEIIGYDFKEIKKYFLGTSLVNHQETNFNDFIVETMKEEKVLLFLEDFDQIMRERNEVETVKSCDEETKEIILHYIGHFEREKILMLGSANSVVNIDREILAPGRFDVIIPIFPPNAKERAEMLLHHMTNGLLDDSLLMKILKSNNAHQLPFWTDVSKKMKVFSNTMLIDFTQSLKKKIRNTYLKDPSTEIKITKKMLESALKDASTKLTPNYLNQIDQFIADVSLNNYEDFSRRIDALETELNHYKTVEKPTQSIGFNHNH, from the coding sequence ATGAAATTAGGAAAACTTGCAAAAGAACTTCACATTCCAACGGAAAGTTTAATCAAATTTATTCAGGATTTCGATTTGGAACTTTCAGAATGTATTACTACCACATTTGAAGTTAAAGAAGATTTTGCAAAATTTGCCAGAGAAAATATCATTTTTCTGCGTAAGTATAGTGAAGATCTGAATCAGAAAAAAACAGTAGAAGATATTGCGGAGAACATCAATCAACCGACGGATAAGGTTGCTGAAATTATAGAGCATAGAAAGCCAAAGTTATTTGATAACGGAATTTACAAATCCTCTGTTTCACGTTTTGATATTGACAATAAACTGGGCGGAAATTATCAGTTCATCTATAACTATTTTGGTAAAAACACAAAATTAGCCTCCAGAGATTTTATCGGTTATCGGGATTTATTCTTTTTTATTACCCAAACTTTAGAACCTTATTTAAATGAAGTATCGGTACAAGATTGGGGAATTCAAAAACCTGCAGGAATTGTGCTTTACGGTCCGCCGGGGAGTGGCAAAATTTTTTGGGCGCACAAAATTGCAGAAATAATCGGGTATGATTTTAAGGAAATTAAGAAATATTTTTTAGGTACTTCTTTAGTCAATCATCAGGAAACGAACTTCAATGATTTTATTGTAGAAACGATGAAGGAGGAAAAAGTACTTCTTTTTCTGGAAGATTTTGACCAGATTATGAGGGAGCGCAACGAAGTGGAAACTGTAAAAAGTTGCGATGAAGAAACCAAAGAAATCATTCTTCATTATATAGGTCATTTCGAGAGAGAGAAGATTCTGATGCTTGGATCAGCAAATTCTGTTGTAAATATCGACCGTGAGATCCTTGCTCCGGGCCGGTTTGATGTAATAATTCCGATATTTCCACCCAATGCAAAAGAGCGTGCAGAAATGCTCCTGCATCACATGACCAACGGTTTATTGGATGATTCACTATTAATGAAAATTCTAAAATCAAACAACGCCCATCAACTTCCCTTTTGGACGGATGTCTCCAAAAAAATGAAAGTATTTTCTAATACGATGTTGATTGATTTTACACAAAGTTTAAAGAAAAAAATTAGAAACACCTATTTAAAGGATCCTTCTACAGAAATTAAGATTACCAAAAAAATGTTGGAATCTGCTTTAAAAGACGCCTCTACGAAATTAACCCCAAATTATTTGAATCAGATTGACCAGTTTATCGCTGATGTTTCCTTAAATAATTATGAAGATTTTAGCAGACGAATTGATGCTTTGGAAACAGAATTGAACCACTATAAAACTGTTGAAAAACCGACGCAGTCGATTGGGTTTAACCACAATCACTAG
- a CDS encoding helix-turn-helix domain-containing protein → MDLKERISKIIAYSEFSLSEFADEIEVQRSSISHITSGRNKPSLDFLMKIKNRFPELEWEWLIEGKGEMLKTADIPEESKEVVEKAKPTSLPDLFSLINDDDFGITESEDTISIEPPRESKISSPQSVKEKISDSQRLEIPEPSPISESVDKKDVKVKRIVFFYDNGKFETFEP, encoded by the coding sequence ATGGATTTAAAGGAAAGAATTTCTAAAATAATTGCCTATTCTGAATTTTCACTTTCAGAATTTGCAGATGAAATCGAAGTGCAGCGCTCCAGTATTTCACATATTACTTCCGGAAGGAATAAACCTTCTCTGGATTTTTTAATGAAAATTAAAAATCGGTTTCCGGAGTTGGAATGGGAATGGCTGATTGAAGGCAAAGGTGAAATGCTTAAAACTGCGGATATTCCTGAAGAATCCAAGGAAGTAGTTGAAAAAGCAAAACCTACTTCCCTCCCCGATTTATTCTCTTTAATTAATGATGATGATTTTGGAATCACAGAATCTGAAGACACCATTAGCATCGAACCGCCACGAGAATCGAAAATATCTTCCCCACAATCAGTTAAAGAAAAAATAAGCGATTCTCAGCGATTAGAGATTCCGGAACCTTCTCCGATCTCAGAATCAGTTGACAAAAAAGATGTTAAGGTGAAACGAATCGTGTTCTTTTACGATAATGGGAAATTTGAAACTTTTGAACCCTAA